CGCCAACAATAAACTTGCCCATCGGGGTTCGCTGAGACTCGGAAACCATCCATCGATAAACGAACAGAGGGTTAATAATCCGGCGATATGGGTGAGATAAACTAAAGTAATTCGCAGCGGAGGGCGGCGATGAGTAACAATAGCTAGGGTAACAGTGGAGAGTAATAGATTAAGCGATCGCGCCGTCGGATTCAGGCTACTGATTACCGTTAACATCACACCCAATCCTAATGTGAGTCCTTCCCCAAACCGGGCTAATTTAGGGTTCGACTTCCGATATAGCCAATCGGTCAAACCTACCCAGAGAATAATGTAGGGAAATAGGACGACACCCCAACAGGCTTCCACGTTTGAACCCATCTGTTGAGAGAGGAAACTGATTACCTCCTCTTGTACCGCCAACGGAATTAATCGCCATAGTAAAAACAGCGTTTGCAAGCCAATAATAAAAATGGCAGCTAAATCCAGACGCCGCCGAGAATACTGTAAGCGCTGGGCGAAAAACCCAATCGCCAACCCACTAACCGCCGTGGCTTGCCAAGGAATGTCTTCTCCTACCGAAACCAACCAACCCATCAACAGTAACCCGCCACCAATTCCATCCCAGACTTTTGTGCTAAAGGAGGAAACAGACTCTCGTGAGACGGCTGGAGGCTTTCCCTGTCGCGCCAACAACCAACCACAAATTCCCATTGCCAAACCGAGTTGGGTAATTGGCACATTCATCACGAAAATTGCCCGTCCTAATAACACCGTGAGGGCATAAATAACCACTAAACTACCCGTGGGTGAATTATTCGGCAAAGATGGGGAAGCGCGAGGGGTTGAAGCGACGGAGGGGAGAAAAATCGCGGTGCCGATGACACCTAAATAAACAGCGACTAATGGAACCTGTGACCAATTCCAACCCCAGTGTAGATAACTCAACCATAAAATTAGGGAAGCGCGGGAGGTAAGCCGGAATGAGTTGCTTTGGATCGATTGATTGATAACCGTAATTCCTGTTAGGCTTAACGCTGCAACAGCAACAACAATCCATTCCCAGGGATGACGCCATAACCCAAAGCCATCCATTGCCCAAAAATTTACCGGGACTAAAAGTAGGGCAATCAGTTGTAAGGTTTGAGAGGTTAACTTTAAATTAGAACGTTTTCCCGCCCACAGGCTAATGCCCCAAAAGACAACGGTATATGCCCATAACACACCATACTGTCCCGCTGGCGGAAAATTCTGCCATTGAGTTGCCGCCAAGACACCGGAAGAGACAACAACCAGAAAGACACCTAGAAACAGCAGCCAGCGTACACTCAGTTCCTCTTGCCATGACTGCCATATCCGGGATAAAGGCGACACTGTAGGAACGGGTTCCTCGACCTTGGGTTCCACCTTCCGGGATTGAGGGCGAGATGGAAGTGGGGCAATCGCTGGTTCAGGGAGGCGACAAGATAGATAGAGTTGTCCTAATTGTTTAACTTGGGCATCACTGATTAAACCCAAGCGCAACCAGGTATCTAGACCTTCGAGTAACTTGGGATTGGAGGCTGAAACAGTGAGTTCAATTCTCACAGGGCGTGGCGAGGACATAGTTTTCGGGGGTTCGTTCGTAGTAGGCACGCTTCGTGCCAGAAGAAGCGCTGAAGCGCTTACTACAAACAGATTAATTAATCCTAGTTCATTTATCGGTGGGGAGGGCGGGTTTTGTTGTTCATTTATCGGTGGGGAGGGCGGGTTTTGTTGTTCATTTATCGGTGACCATCTAATTGAGTCCCTAAACCCGCCCCTACAGATTCCCTAAACCCGCTCTGACAATTGACGTATAAGGTATAAATTATTACTTATGAACAGGATAGCGATCGCGCAAGATACACTCAAGATTCTTAATGCTGGCTATTACGACTCTCCGACGGGTCAACGGGTTGATATTACTCAAGATTTAAACGCTTGTTTGGCGCAGACAAAATACTATGACCCAGATAGCCTCTCGACTCTCGAACAAAATGTTCTCTCCAGCACTCCCAAATTCTCTACAACTGAATTTGAAGTCAGGAATGAAACGACGTTAATCGGATCAGAACGTATGGCACAATCTCGACAGTTTCACAAGATTGGCGTCCTCAACTTTGCTTCAGCTAAAAATCCTGGCGGTGGCTTTATCAAGGGCGCACAAGCCCAGGAAGAAAGTCTAGCTAGAAGTTCTGCCCTCTACAAAAGCTTGTTACAATGTCCCGACTATTATGACTATCATCGTTCCCATAAATCACTCCTCTACTCAGATCGGATCATTTATTCCCCAAATTGTCCAGTTTTTCGGAAAGATGATGGCACGTTACTAGAAGAACCCTATCACGTCGATTTCATCACCAGTCCTGCTCCTAATGCGGGTGCAATTTGGCGGAATCAACCCAAAAATGGGACAAGAATAAGCGATGTTTTGTATAGTCGCGGTGCTAAAGTATTGAGTTTAGCCATTGAGCAGGGATGTGATGCACTCGTTTTAGGCGCTTGGGGGTGTGGCGTTTTTCAGAATGAACCCTCAATAGTTGCCCAAATGTTTGCTGATTTTTTATTACCCAATGGTCAATTTTGGGGACAATTCAAAAAGGTGTTATTTTCTGTCCTTGATTCAACCAAACAAAAAAGAATAATCACCGAATTCCACAATCGATTTTCAGACGAATGACAAATGACAAATGACGAAATATAAGCCCCCATAGCTCAAGGGATAGAGCAGCAGCCTTCTAAGCTGAGAGTTCCAGGTTCAAATCCTGGTGGGGGCGTTTAAATACTGTTCAAAAAGGAGGTTATTTTCTTTGACTCAACAGACCGTGCGATCGCGCCTTGCGTGCCCTGACGTCTAAGAGCCTACATACTTAGTACGAGAGGAAGAGTAACACTGTTCTATTAACAGTGGGCGTTTGAGAACGAGGAGTGCGAAGAACCCGATAGGTTGGCTTAGAGGTAGCCACCCTTTAAAGAGTGTGTAATAACTCATCGGCGGAGTTCCTCTAGTAACTGAGAAGGCGCATCACAACGCTCTGGTAACTTGCACGCGAGGGCGATCGCACAATTACAGGATCTGAACTATAATAGTACAAAAATACCAATTAAAAGTATGCCTGTCTACTTCTACAGCACCCGCGAAAAACCCTACGGTTGCTTTTCCAACTTCTCTCGCCATGGTTTTGAGTTAGATGGTTGTTGGTGGGCAACGAGTGAACATTACTTCCAGGCACAGAAATTTGTCGAGACAGATCATCCTTGGTTCGACAAAATCCGTGAGGTGAAGACGCCCAAAGACGCTGCCAAGATGGGCAGAAGTCGGGAACACCCTATCCGAAGTGATTGGGAACAGGTCAAGGATGAAATTATGAAGCGGGGAGTTTTGCAGAAGTTTGAAACTCATGCTGATATCCGCGAAATACTTTTGGCGACAGGGGATGAGTTAATTGTCGAAAATTCCCCCAGTGATTACTACTGGGGATGCGGTAAAGATGGCAGTGGTAAAAATAGATTAGGAGAGATTTTAATGGCAGTGCGAGAGATATTGTGTCAACCCCTTACAAAGGACGAATGACAAATGACGAATGACAATCTCCACCGTTAGCTTTTATTATGTCCACCCACTTAGGGTCTGTAGTTCTAATGGGAGAACGCCTGTTTTGCACACAGGAGGTTGCGGGTTCGACCCCCGCCAGATCCATGATGGTGTCTGAAGCCAAAGCGGTTGCGGCGCTTGTTTGTGGAACAAGTCAATAGCGGGTTCAAGTCCCGTCAGACACCCTTAACTGGAAGATGCCGCTGAATGGACGGCAAGCGGTCTTGAAAACCGTGGTACGACAGCGATGTCGTAGGGGTTCGATTCCTCCATCTTCCTCTATCCACCGGAAGCCGAAAAGTGAGGCGCTGTGCTGATAACGCAGAGGTAGAAGGGGCAGTACCTTCCCGGTGGATTTTAATCCCTCTGCCAGTGGATTCTGGCACTGATACTACGAATGTCGGATGCGGTGGTTCGATTCCATCCAGAGGGGTTTAATCAGGGAATGTAGCTCAATTGGCAGAGCAGGTGACTCTTAATCACTGGGTTGCAGGTTCGATTCCTGTCATTCCCATTTGTCCAGGTGTGGCGTAGTTTAACTAGCTAATTGTATAACGGAGTGACCGATATTTCCTGTTTGGCAAACGTGAGCCAGGGGACGCCAGGGATACACTCATCGAGAGCCACGGACGCGATCGCAATTTTCCACCTTTTCTCAGAAAGACAATTCGTAGAACTACCTCTGTAAATGGTAAACTTAATTACTATAGAGATAGGTATAAATTACTGCCGCAGTGTACTCACGCATTTCTCCTTAGATTAAGATGGCTAATCTTCCGCATCCAATCCAGTATCAGGGAAGTAAAAGGAATCTTGCCTCAGACATTCTCAGGTTTCTGCCTAATAAAATAGGAAGGTTAGTAGAGCCATTTTCAGGAACTGCCGCGATTAGTATCGCTGCTGCTGCACGGCAGGTTAGTCAAAAGTTTTGGATTAATGATTTGAATCTGCCTTTAATTAAGTTACTAGAGTTAATTATTGAACAGCCCGACAAAATAGCATATTTATATACAAAAATATGGAATGAACAACATGGAAACTCGGTAGAACACTATTATAAGATTAGAGATGAATTTAATAAAACAAATGACCCTTTCTTGTTCCTCTATCTGCTCTCCCGATGTGTAAAGGGTTCTGTCCGATACAATAGCGATGGTTTATTTAATCAAAGCCCAGATAAGCGTAGGAAAGGTACCCGCCCTGAAAAAATGCGACAGAATATTGAAGGAGTTTCTCATTTGCTAAAAAATAAATGTTTATTTACGGCTCTCGATTATAAAGATGTTTTAGCCAAGGTTGACAATACTGATTTTGTCTACATGGACCCTCCCTACCAAGGAGTATGTGGGAATAGAGACTCTAGATACTGCTCTGGGATTAGTTTTGATGAATTTGTTTCAGCTATAGAAGTATTAAACAGAAAAGCAATAAAATTTGCAATTAGTTACGATGGTAAACGGGGCAATAAAATATTTGGTAAGAAACTACCGGAATATCTGGGTCTTAAAAAAATTCAAATCGAGGTAGGACGTTCATCACAGGCAACACTTTTAGGTAAACAGGAAATAACAGTAGAGTCATTATATTTGTCACCAACTTTACTCAGGGATTGCTCACCAGAAATAGAAAATTATATTCTTGGATTTCCTAAGCAATTGACGCTTCTATAGCAACATGGATAATTCTCAACAGTTACCTGACGATTTTATAAAAATTTGTCAGTCAGTAACAGCCAAAAGACCTAGATCGGTTATTGATCACATTATGCAGTATGGTTTTGTAACAACTGAAGAACTCAAAGAAACTTATGGTTATAATCATCCTCCTAGAGCAGCTAGAGATGTCCGAGAGCTAGGAATACCATTAAAAACTTTTCGGGTTACAGGAAGTGATGGTAGAAAAATAGCAGCTTATAAGTTTGGAGATATTAGTACGAATAGTAACGCTGTTCCAATAACAGTGGGCGTTTAAGAACAAGGAGTGCAAACAACCCGATAGGTTTGCTTAGAAATAGCCATCCTTTCAAGAGTGTGAACTCATCGACTCATCGGCAGAGTCTTAAAATGAATATTCATTGGGATTAAGCCTTTACAATTAGCCCATAAAAAATCAGCATTTTAGGTGCGTTACGCTTCGCTAACGCACCCGATGAAATTAATTCTAAGCCAACTTACTCAACTCTCCATTACTCTCCTCTGTTATTATCGAACCAATCCCATCTAACGTCGCTGGAATCGTGCGCGGGTCCATAAACATGATCTTGCTGCTGTTACTACTACCAATTTTTATCCCCATATCCAAATAGTTTTGTGCCAATAAAAACTGTAGTGCTTGGGCTGATGAGGGAGCAGCGTTTAACTTTTTGCCAAGAATATCCATCGCGGCGGCTGTCCCTTGCGCCTTGAGAACTTGCTGCTTTTGTTGCGCTTCCGCCTCTAAAATAGCGGCTCGTTGACGCGCTTCTGCCTCAATGATTTGTGCCTCAGCTTCCCCTCTGGCACTATTAACTACTGCTTCTCGTTCTCCTTCCGATGTCAGAATTGCCGCCTGTTTTTTCCGTTCCGCTGACATCTGTAATTCCATTGCCCCTTGCACGGTTTTAGATGGAACAATATCCCGCAATTCTACCCGCGTTACCTTGACTCCCCACGGTGCTGTGGCAATATCTAATTCCCGCAATAGCATTTCATTCACTTCAGTGCGGGCGGTAAAGGTTTGGTTCAGTTCAAGTTTACCCATTTCTGAGCGAATTTGAGTTAAAACTAAATTCACCATCGCGGCTTGCAGATCCTGAACTTTGTAATAAGATTTTTCCAGATTAATTACCCGCCAATAAACGACAGCATCTACACTAATTGACACATTATCACGAGTAATACAATTTTGTGGTGGTATTTCTAAAACTTGTTCGCGAATCGTTTCCTGACAAGCAATTTGATCCAGGAATGGGATAACAAAATTTAGACCTGGTTCTAGTTTTTTACCATCATATCGACCCAGGGTTTCAACTAACGCCTCTTCCCCTTGTTTAATAATCTTGACACTCCCCGCTAAAGTTGTACCTGTTAGCGCGATAAATGCCATAAAAAACCACTGATACATTTTAATTCTCCTCTTGAGTACAATGAAATTCAATTGAACGTGAACGCC
The Coleofasciculus chthonoplastes PCC 7420 DNA segment above includes these coding regions:
- a CDS encoding TIGR02452 family protein gives rise to the protein MNRIAIAQDTLKILNAGYYDSPTGQRVDITQDLNACLAQTKYYDPDSLSTLEQNVLSSTPKFSTTEFEVRNETTLIGSERMAQSRQFHKIGVLNFASAKNPGGGFIKGAQAQEESLARSSALYKSLLQCPDYYDYHRSHKSLLYSDRIIYSPNCPVFRKDDGTLLEEPYHVDFITSPAPNAGAIWRNQPKNGTRISDVLYSRGAKVLSLAIEQGCDALVLGAWGCGVFQNEPSIVAQMFADFLLPNGQFWGQFKKVLFSVLDSTKQKRIITEFHNRFSDE
- a CDS encoding NADAR family protein translates to MPVYFYSTREKPYGCFSNFSRHGFELDGCWWATSEHYFQAQKFVETDHPWFDKIREVKTPKDAAKMGRSREHPIRSDWEQVKDEIMKRGVLQKFETHADIREILLATGDELIVENSPSDYYWGCGKDGSGKNRLGEILMAVREILCQPLTKDE
- a CDS encoding Dam family site-specific DNA-(adenine-N6)-methyltransferase, encoding MANLPHPIQYQGSKRNLASDILRFLPNKIGRLVEPFSGTAAISIAAAARQVSQKFWINDLNLPLIKLLELIIEQPDKIAYLYTKIWNEQHGNSVEHYYKIRDEFNKTNDPFLFLYLLSRCVKGSVRYNSDGLFNQSPDKRRKGTRPEKMRQNIEGVSHLLKNKCLFTALDYKDVLAKVDNTDFVYMDPPYQGVCGNRDSRYCSGISFDEFVSAIEVLNRKAIKFAISYDGKRGNKIFGKKLPEYLGLKKIQIEVGRSSQATLLGKQEITVESLYLSPTLLRDCSPEIENYILGFPKQLTLL
- a CDS encoding SPFH domain-containing protein, which codes for MYQWFFMAFIALTGTTLAGSVKIIKQGEEALVETLGRYDGKKLEPGLNFVIPFLDQIACQETIREQVLEIPPQNCITRDNVSISVDAVVYWRVINLEKSYYKVQDLQAAMVNLVLTQIRSEMGKLELNQTFTARTEVNEMLLRELDIATAPWGVKVTRVELRDIVPSKTVQGAMELQMSAERKKQAAILTSEGEREAVVNSARGEAEAQIIEAEARQRAAILEAEAQQKQQVLKAQGTAAAMDILGKKLNAAPSSAQALQFLLAQNYLDMGIKIGSSNSSKIMFMDPRTIPATLDGIGSIITEESNGELSKLA